In Mobula birostris isolate sMobBir1 chromosome 2, sMobBir1.hap1, whole genome shotgun sequence, the genomic stretch AACACCAGCTCACTATTGCTTATTGTGCCTGTGCTCACATGGACTGTGCAAGCAACCCAGAAACACAAGCTCACTATTGTTTATTGTGCCTGTGCTCACGTGGACTGTGCATGCAACCCAGAAACACCAGCTCACTATTGTTTATTGTGCCTGTGCTCACGTGGACTGTTCAGAcaacccagaaactccagctcacTGTTGTTTATTGTGCCTGTGCTCACGTGGACTGCGCACGCAACCCAGAAACACCAGTTCACTATTGTTTATTGTGCTTGTGCTCACGTGGACTATGCACGCAACCCAGAAACACCAGTTCACTATTGTTTATTGTGCCTGTGCTCACGAGGACTGTGCACGCAACCCAGAAACACCAGCTCACTATTGTTTATTGTGCCAGTGCTCACATGGACTGTGCACGCAACCCAGAAACACCAGCTTACTATTGTTTATTGTGCCTGTGCTCACATGGACTATGCAGACAACCCAGAAACACCAGTTCACCATTGTgctctctttgcactacttatgttTTATTGTAACCTACAGTAATTTttaatgcattgcactgtactgttgccacaaaaaacaaatttcaggacaaatgtaggtgatattaaacctgattctgattttaaactCGACTTTGAAAGTTAGAGGGTTGATATCTGCCCTGGTGAACCACCGAAGAAATAGAGTGGCAGACTGGACCCAAAAGGCTTAActgccctccccacctccccccccaccatcgCGTGGCCTGAGCTTACGTTTCGGGAGGGGTTCCAGGGCGACCGATACGGAACCGCAGGCACGTCCCCCGGCTTGTGTCGAGGAGGGTCCCCCTGCTCCCCGCCCAAGCCAGGTGGGTCACTGTCTGGCTGTTTCAGCATCCAGTCGCGAGGCGCCCGCCTCTTCTCCCCGTCCTCGCCCCCCTGTCCAGGCACAGGGTGGGCGTCAAAATCAGGAAACTCTGCAttagggtggcggggggggggagaaacaggaaggaaaagaaaaagttattttcataaacacaagagacccCAGAAtaacagcacacaaaatgctggaagtgaataaacagtccacattcCGCGCTGATTCAGGACAATTATTTTCACTGATTCTCCGCCGTTATTCTCAGTATCTGACACACAGTCAGCCACCCTCGCCCCCAGTCGCCCTGCCAGTCCCTTACAGgcttgtacagcacagaaacaggcccttcagcccatctgggcCATACTGACCATCTAAGCCAGAACCATTTCCCTGCATTAGGACTACAGTACATTCCCCTGAACCTTTTGTTTCCATTTACCGGTCTAGATGTcgataatgtacctgcctcaaccacttcctctggctgctcattccatatattgacCACCCCCCTGGGAGAAAAGGTTGCCCTCAGGCTCCTGTtgaatctctctccctctctcactttaaacccgTGTTCTTTGACTGAAGATGGTCAGAGGACTGCGTGTGCCCCTTGGAAttttgttgcctgttgtgttctgAGTTGCTCGGCTGAGTTTTGTGTGCCATGTTGGAGACAGAACGTGGGGTGACACCAGCAGGCTGACCGCCCCCCCCCAGCACACGCTCAGTTGTGGCAAcctatttcactgcatgtttcaatgtacacgtgacaaatacaTTTGGATCTGAAACACTGTCTGAGCACCCCATGGTTTTGTATAATTgcgtgaggtcacccctcacgcTCCTactctccaaggaataaagtcgcgccctgctcaacctctctctctctgcaactcAGTCCCTGGggttccagcaacatcctcgtaaatcttttctgggacaatttacaacgactaaTTAACTGAGCCGGTATGtctgtggactgcaggaggaaacgggagcacccacgTGCTCacaaaggatgctgggattgaactctgacaccctgagctgtaacagcatcccGCTATCCACCACGCTGCCGTGGCAACCAACTTAATGCCACCTTTCCCCAAACGTAGACTCACCCGACAGCTCGTGCAACCGCAACTTAAACCGCTCAACTTGgatagaggaacagaattaggccatttggcccatcaagtcagtcCCGccgtttcatcatgactgatccaacatccctctcagccccaacctcctgccttctccccgattCCCctcatgccccaaccaatcaggaatctattgacctctgccttaaatatacccagtgacttggcctccactgctgtttctggcaacaaattccacagattcaccatcctctgactaatgaaATTCCTCATCTCAGCAAGTCTATAGAACAGTGAAGATAATGAGGTAGGAgaggatgtgggggggggggtgatggaggGGGTAGAACGAGTTCCCCCCACAGAGGCGTGCTGGTCCTGAAGTTCACCGTTTGAAATGCCGAAGGCAGAAGGATCCCCAGGGTTAGCCCTTCCGTTAcaggaggtgggggagagggatgggccACCAGGAAACGTCCAAGGCGATGGACAGAATGGACGCGGGCAGATAGGGGAGGGTCAGCCAACTTGCCGAACTGGCCCACGGGCACGTCCCAGCTCCCGATTCCTTTGAAGAGCTCGTCCATTTCGCGGAAGAGTCCGGAAAAGCCCTCGCCGAACGGCTGCCCGCCGGGCCCGAAGCCGAAGCCGAAGCCGAAGCCGAAGGGGTCTCCCCGGCGCCGCAAGTCGTCGTCGTCGTCTTCATCATCGTCGCCCTCCTCGTCCAGGACCGACCCGCGGTAGAATGGGTCCCTGAGACCAGACACAGGGGGGAGACAGGGTGACTCAGCctctggggtgggggtgagggggcaGAGGGAAAAGGAGGCCAGTGTGGTTacagggaggggatggaggggctgGGGGCAGATGACGGTGGGTGGGAGACAGGGTGCGGACAGAAGCGAAGGGCAGGAAAAGGGACCGAGGGACGGACGCAATGGGGGCAGGCACTCGGGTGGAGAGGGACGGGAACACGGGGTAACATTTGCCCGGCGCCGCCTTCTCGCCCCTCACCCTCCGCGCTCCGGGAAGCCGAAGAGACCCCGGAAAAGGCCAAACAAACTCATCGCTCGGTGACTGCCCGCCGACCTCCTGCCGTAAACCCCGCCCGACGTTCCGACCTCCTGCCGCACACCAGCGTCGTAAAGCAGCTCCGCGGCGACCTGGAGCCCAGTTAAAGGGACACTCCCTTCGTCCGAGAGCTGGGCTATTGAACCCGGCACCTTCCACTGGTGACCTGGCAGGGGCCGCAACACAAAGCCCAGCGTACAGTAAACTTGCACAATGGATGATCTCAAAAACAGTAATGAGATTATGGTGATGCAGGTTGAAGGAGAAACATTGGCCTCAGGGCTCCAAGGAGAAAACTCTCTCACTCCTGCTCATAGTCCAAAGGTGTCAGTGAGGTCTTTTATTTCCAGCTTCAATATTTCACGTTAAAAGAGGCATCCTGACATTGCAGTAATCCTTCAACACCGCTCATCTATCAGTCTATCGTTCCCTCTGTGTTACACCTAATCCCTAATAATGGTGCATCCTCCCTGCACTGTATTGACAAGTTAGTCTTGGTTTTATTGTTTCATTCTGTGGATCTGGACAGTGCTGGAGCTCATCATGAACAATGatgagacagcgagagagagaggaggttaaAGAGCTTGAGgccttgaaccgctgcagtccctgaggtgttgGTACACCCAcaatgctgttagggagggaattccatgattttgacccagcgacaatgaacgAACAGTGAtctgtttccaagtcaggatggtgagtgatttggagggggatttccaagtggtggtgttcccaggtatctgctgttctcatccttctaaatggtagtggttgtgggtctggaagatgctgccttaggaactttggtgtgttgtagatagtacacaccactgcaactgttcgtcgatggtggagggattggatgcttgtggaaggggtaccaatcaagcgggcagccttgtactggatggtgtcgagcttcttgagtgttgatggagctgcactcatccaggcgagtggcgagtattccattacactcctgacctgagccttgtggATGGTGGGCAGGccttggggagtcaggaggtgagttacacaccaCAGGATTCCtcgcctttgacctgctctggtagccacagtgtttatatggctagaccagttcagtttcctgtcaatggtcacccccaggatgttgatagtaggggattcagtgatggtgttgccactgaatgtcaagacGATGGTTGGAACCTCTCTtgctggagatggtcattgcctggcacttgtgtggctcgaatgttacttatcagcccaagcctggatactgtccaggtcctgctgcactTGGGTATGAACATCAATACCCACATCCTTCTACTGACACAGAGCAGAAGGCATCCTGATGAGCTGCATCACTTCAGGGTATGGAAACCGCACTGCGATGGACAGACCAGCACccacctacccaccatcaaggtcatgtatacagaaaggtgccagaaaatggccagtatcatcaggaaggatcccacccaccctgctcatggactgtttgtcccactcccatcatagCATCCACAgcagaaccaccagactcaaaaacagttaccttccccaagcagtaaggctgattaacacctccacccactaacccacccctccacatccccaactaccactactttatcatttcctgtcagtcaccttgtgtaccgacactcctgtgtctagcgtCACTTtgtggacaaacaatcaatgcatGCAAGCTGTCTTatgtattgtgttctttatcttattgtggctTTTTCTGcactgcatcggatctggagtaacaatcattttgttctcctcgAGGCATTAAACAATCTGGAATCTTGATGCAGGATCTGGACGTGAAACAGCGCGCATCTCTCttcctgcacagatgctgcctgacccaccgagTTCCTTCAGCCATTTTGCTACTGTTCCAGATTCTGGTGTCTGCCGTCTCATGTCCTGTCTCCCACTGATGACTGGAGATGAGGAAGGCCCCCCTTTACAGCTCTTTGGACTAGAATGAGTAAACCTATCACTGTGCTTTCTGCTCAGGTCTGCGATGAAGGAGCAGCCCGAAGTTTCAACAGCgatttcttccccactgccatcataTTCGTGACCCCCACCTGATAAACCATAACACTACCTCAGACCATACTGTATTTACTTCTTGGGCTATATTGTTATTTTATCTTTGtgattgtgtgttttttttctgcaattgtaatttcaagttcctcggtgtccgtacctctgaggatctaacctggatccaATAGCTACAAAAGAAGGCACCAGAGCGGTTAtgtttcattagcagtttgaggaggtttgctGTGTCATCAAAAACAcgcgcaagtttctacagatgttcctTGAAGAGCTGCAGCGAGTTGTAAAAtagccagctccatcaaaggCACTCATCTCCATagtaccaggacatcttcaaagagcaacgCCTCAGaaagggggcatccatcattaaggacccccatcacccaggacatgccctcttctcattgctaccatcagggaggaggtacagagcctgcaggccaacactcaacgattcaggaacagcttcttcccctctgccatccgatttctgaatggactttgaacccacgaacacaacctcactattttatttctctttttgcaccttctatttaatttaaccatttatatatttactataattcacaatttttctcctattatgtattgtattgtagtACTGCTGCAAATAcctcaaatttcacaacatatgccggtgatattaaacgaggttctgattctgatatgggctgTTTGTGCAGCAAGTGTTTGGTTCTATTTTGCACCTTAGCCCCGAAGCAACACTTTTTTTTGGCTTATATTCATGTCTGGTtgaatgatattaaacttgaatttgaaatcTCTCTCTACTCACACTAGTGTTACGTTTCTCTTGTTATGtacatacactcactggccactttattaggtacacttgtacacctgcttgttaatgctaatatctagtcagccaatcgcgtggcagcaactcactgcagaaaagcatgccgacatggtcaagaggttcagttgttgttcacaccaacttcagaatggggaaaaattgtgatctaagtgactttgaccatgttggtgccagacggggtggtttgagtatctcagaaactgctgacctcctgggattttcacgcacaggactctctagagtttacagagaggggtgcgaaaaataaaaaaaaaacatccagtgagcggtggGTTAAAACGCCTTGTtagtgagggaggtcagaggagaatggccagactggttcaagctgacaggaaggtgacagtaactcagataaccacacattacaacggtGGCGTGCAGAAGAGGGCCTCTGAGTGCACAACATGTCCAGCCTTGTCATGGACAGGGCTACAGCagctgtacctgataaagtggccactgagtgtaggttaaGTGTAAGTTAACTGATGTTTTCCACTGTAATGAACCTTGGTATTGCAAAGAGTTAATTCACGCCTGGGTGGATATGCCCGTGACAATAAACAAACATAAATCTCTGAGGGAATGGGGGCAGTAGGGGAGACACAAGAGTCTTCAGCTAATGGAACCTGGAGTGAgaaacacaatgctggaggaactcctggGTCAAGTGGTGTTTACAGCAGCAGAGAGGGGAAGGTAAGGAATTGCTGGCTGATGGTGGTGGTGAAACCATAAAAAttaggagtagaattgggccattcttcccatcgagtgtgctctgccattccaccatggccaaTTTATTACCCTTCTCAAACCCATTATtttttgccttctccctgtgacctttgatggCCCTTATTAATCAGTAACCTATCAGGCTGACATTGAGGATGGAGAGCCAACAGCAGGGGGCAGAGTCACTGGAAAAGGACTTTTAGGACTCTTTTGCTCAGAGGGccgtgaagctgtggaattctgtCCCCCTGGAGTTGTGATATTCTGACCCAGGAGCTGAGGAATGCTGTTCCCATGAACTGAGGATTTCTGTGCCCTGCAGCTCAGGAATtctgtctctccccccccccctcccccacccagagCTGGGGAATTCTATCCATCTCCAGCTGAACATCCCACCCTCACCAATCTTTGGAGATGCACCATAGGAagttcgggcagatggggctggtcagccgtggctggcagctcatctggaaggaaaactctgatctcagacctccgctgccttgcagctatacccactcgtgGGGAAGGCCTTAGGAGTCAATACCCACCTTCTCTATGCCCccccccaaggaaaaatccagatcTGGAACCCCTAAGACTCCTACGTTGagctcaacgctgactggcaactcctgtgatgctgccagAGTCAaaatgtatcggtctctgccgttcctttggattcatcagctacatggagagggggagcttgctgcgtGGGCTTGCTGCTCGGTCTCCATATCATCTCCCCTGGCTTGTTACAACATATacagcttcacttccagatgatgggttgcacttgaatctgaggggaccaatatcctggcggggaggtttgctaatgctgttggggagggtttaaactagatttgcaggggggtgggaatcaaagtGATGGGACGGTtggtgcacaagtagagacagcttgtagggagtttgaggaaggacaggcagatgatggagcaaagatgcactcagcctgatggtttgagatgtgtctattttaatgcgaagagtatcataaacaaggcggtttttataaccccccccaccccccaatagcccaatagtaacagagacatcgaggaccagatagggaggcagattctggaatggtgcaataataataatagggttgttgtgatgggtgattttaactttcctaatattgactgacatctccttagagcaaggggtttgaatggggtgaagtttgttaggtgtgttcaggaagacttcctgatgcaatatgtagataagccaacaagaggagaggctgtacttgatctggtattgggaaatgaacctggtcaggtgtcagatctcttggtgggagagcattttggaggtagtgactacaactctatctccttcaccatagcgctgaagagggataggagcagacaatttgggaaagcatttaattgggataaggggaaatatgatgctattaagcaggaacttggagcacaaatcaggagaattcgttctcagggaaatgcactgcagaaatgtggcaaatgttcagggaacatattCATGGCactctgcataggtatgttccattgaggcagggaaaggatggtagggtacaggaaccatggtgtacaaaggctatggaaaatctagttaagaagaaaagaaaagcttacaaaaggttcaagaaattaGGTACTAATAGAGCTCTAGAAGATTATagggttgccaggaaggagcttaagcgggggagggggaggagaagatggtggcgcaatgCAGCACGCACGGCCGCTccaaattgatatcgtatttgtgaagtaggatgccatgcacaatcctgatttgatggaggcagccaTAGGaagcacgaaggaacatctggagaaacttctgaaatgcctgcttcgctgccgctgctactgtgcgatcgagaatctccagaggggaaagcCCCAGATCCTCggttttgcctattgcctgttacgggggccggggtcgaagcactcggcagagatggtgcttggtgtcggagtgctggttggaggctcgaagttttcggatggactcagagtcagactgtggtcgggtgcttccaggatactgcatcggcaagtttgcggcgctggaagctcatggcagggagagttttcttccttcaactgtctgcgtgagatgttgggactttcgagagactttgagactttttaccgtgcccatggtctgttcttctatcaaattatggtattgcttgcactgttgtaactatatgttataattatgtggtttttgtcagtttttttttagtcttggtttgtcttgtgtttctgtgctatcattctggaggaacaaattgtatcatttcttaatgcatgcattactaagaggactgtgtgtcttcacaATCTAGAAAAAAAGAATGAAATTGGAAGAGCtcgaaggggctatgagaaggccttggcagacaggattaaggaaaaccccaaggcattctacaagtacgtgaagagcaagaggatgagctgtgtgagaataggaccaggtgcgatagtggaaatgtgtgcatggagccggaggaggtagcggaggtacttaatgaataccttgcttcagtattcaccaaggaaaaggaccttggcaattgtagagatgactttcagtggactgaaatgcttgagcatatacacattaagaaagaggatgtgctggagcttttgaaaggcatTAAGTTAGAttaagtcgctgggaccggacgagatgtaccccaggcttctgtggaaagtgagggaggagattgctgagcctctggcgatgatctttgcatcatcaatagggacgggagaagtaccggcggattagagggttgcaaatgttgttcaagaaagggagtagagataacccaggaaattatagaccagtgagtcttacttcagtagtgggcaaattgttggagaagatcctgagagtcaggatttatgagcatttggagagacaaaatctgattagggatagtcagcatggttttgtcaaaggcaggtcgtgccttgcaAACCTGactgaattatttgaggatgtaacaaaacacattgatgaaggtagagcagtggatgtagtgtatttggatttcagtaaggcatttgataaagatccccatgcaaggctccttcagaaagtaaggaggtatgggatccagggagactttgctttgtggatccagaactggcttgcccacagatagCAAAAGGTGGTTGTGGTTGGTTCGTATTCAGCATGGAGgctagtgaccagtggtgttccatagggatctgttctgggacccctcctctttgtgatttttataaatgacctggatgaagaagtcaaggatgttagttcgctgatgacacaaaagttggaggtgttgtggatagtctggaaggttgtcagaggttacagcgggacatcgataggatgcagaactgggatgagaagtggtagatggagttcaacccagataagtgtgaaatagttcattttggaaggtcaaatttgaagacagaatttaatatcaatggtaagacttttggcagtgtggaggatcagagagatattGGGGTCCATGTTgatcggacactcaaagctgctgcgcgggttgacagtgttgttaagaaggtgtatggtgtgttggcatccatcaaccgtgggattgaattcaagagccgtgaggtaatgttacagctatacaagaccttggttagccccacttggagtactgtgctcatttcttgTCACCTCACTccaagaaggatgtggatactatagaaagagtgcaaagaggatttacaaggatgttgcctggattggggagcttgccttatgaaaacaggttgagaacacttggctttttctccttggaggaacggaggatgaaaggtgacctgatagaggtgtataagatgatgagaggcattgatcatgtggatagtcagaggctttttcccagggctgaaatggctaacacaaggggtcatagttttaaggtgcttggaagtaggtactgaggggatgtcagaggtaagtttttcacacacagagaagtgggtacgtggaatgggctgccagcgacggtggtggaagcggatacaatagggccttttaagagactcttagataggttcatggagcttagaaaaatagagggctatggggtagggaaattctgggcagtttctagaataggttacatggtcggcacaacatcatgggctgaagggcctgcatgagctgtagatgtctatgttctatgGGTCCAATggctttgatgctgactttgaccaCCAGGATAGGGAGGAACCATCGTGCACCCCCATATATCCCAATGATCCTTGAAGATGACCTGTGGGCTGCCTTCAGGAGAGTGAATCCATCTGGTTCAGATGGAGTAcgtggccgagtactgaagacctgagcTATCCAGCTGCCCGGAGTATTCACGGATATCCTCAACCTCTCGCTCCGGCAGTGTGtcgtacccacctgcttcaagcaggctttaatcatcctggtgcccaagaagagcgtggtaacctgtctaaatgactatcgaCCAGTGGCGCTTACACCCACAGTGACGgagttttgagaggctggtgttgaagcagatCAGTTCCTGACTGAGTGGTGACTCGGATCCTCTCCAATtcgcctactgaagcaacaggtctacatcAGATGCCATctgattggctcttcactcaaacctggaacatctggacagtaaagatgctctttatcgacagcagctcagcatttaataccacgatcccctcaaaactaatcagtgaaCTCCATGACCTGGGCCTCAACACCCCCagtacaattggatcctggatttcctcacttgtagatcccagtcagttcagattggcaaaaacatctcctccacaatctccatcagcacaggagcagcacagggttgtgtgcttagcccccctgctctactcgctttacacctatgactgtgtggctaagttcagctccaacaccatatacaggtTTGCTGTTGAcatcactgttgtgggctgtgtcaaaggtggtgatgaatcagcaaacaggagggagaatgaaa encodes the following:
- the hax1 gene encoding HCLS1-associated protein X-1; its protein translation is MSLFGLFRGLFGFPERGGDPFYRGSVLDEEGDDDEDDDDDLRRRGDPFGFGFGFGFGPGGQPFGEGFSGLFREMDELFKGIGSWDVPVGQFEFPDFDAHPVPGQGGEDGEKRRAPRDWMLKQPDSDPPGLGGEQGDPPRHKPGDVPAVPYRSPWNPSRNFEDIWDMLRKSDTRKEDQDLDSKVNSEGLDSALKPAEPRSKSYFKSISVSKIVRPDGTTEERRTERDGEGNEETTVTRVQGDQSFTTVTRRDAQGREEQTEQLVGADDRELRKVPEKWDWQSGGSVPGEPPTVRDSASFLDRLLKGLFWRR